The Streptomyces sp. NBC_01775 genome includes a region encoding these proteins:
- a CDS encoding metallopeptidase TldD-related protein: MSRYGQAGGGSGRAPAPYESVERALGLSRADACVVIAEEHSTVHLRWARNTLTTNGVTRARTVTVIAVFGGARGAACGVVSRNAATPEELEDLVRAAEAAARAAGPAEDAVPLVEGVPPDPRFTAPPVVTSPSVFGTLAPALGRAFARAGARGRELYGYARHSVLSTYLGTSTGLRLRHDQPSGTFTLNAKAPAPDGTTASAWSGHSTRDFTELTEERLQALDDQLARRLEWSRRRVELPAGRYETLLPPTAVADLLVYQTWSSSARNAAEGRTVFSAERGGTRVGERLTRLPLTLRSDPWAPGLESAPFLVAYASGGEAPSGGGPGGAPASVFDNGLPLAPTEWIREGTLTRLLTSRHSAALTGLPLAPAAGNLLLECADDGRPAASLEAPSLEAPSLEDMVAGTERGLLLTSLWYVREVDPASLLLTGLTRDGVHLVENGEVTGTVNNFRFNESPVDLLARATEAGRAERTLSREWAEWFPLTSMPPLRVPDFNMSSVSRGV, translated from the coding sequence ATGAGCCGTTACGGGCAAGCGGGCGGGGGCAGCGGCAGGGCGCCGGCGCCGTACGAGAGCGTGGAGCGGGCCCTGGGCCTCTCGCGTGCCGACGCCTGTGTGGTGATCGCCGAGGAGCACTCCACCGTCCACCTGCGCTGGGCGCGCAACACGCTGACGACCAACGGCGTCACCCGGGCCCGGACCGTCACCGTGATCGCGGTCTTCGGCGGGGCCCGGGGCGCGGCCTGCGGGGTGGTGTCCCGGAACGCGGCGACGCCCGAGGAACTGGAGGACCTGGTGCGCGCCGCCGAGGCGGCAGCTCGTGCGGCGGGCCCGGCCGAGGACGCGGTGCCGCTGGTGGAGGGGGTGCCGCCGGATCCGCGCTTCACCGCGCCCCCCGTCGTGACGTCCCCGTCGGTCTTCGGCACGCTGGCCCCCGCTCTCGGACGGGCGTTCGCCCGAGCCGGGGCGCGGGGGCGCGAGCTGTACGGCTACGCGCGGCACAGCGTGCTGTCCACCTACCTCGGCACCTCGACGGGGCTGCGGCTGCGCCACGACCAGCCCTCGGGCACCTTCACCCTGAACGCCAAGGCCCCAGCGCCCGACGGCACCACCGCATCCGCCTGGTCGGGCCACTCCACACGGGACTTCACCGAGCTGACGGAGGAGAGGCTCCAGGCGCTGGACGACCAGCTCGCCCGGCGGCTGGAGTGGTCGCGCCGCCGGGTGGAGCTTCCGGCGGGGCGCTACGAGACGCTGCTGCCGCCGACCGCCGTGGCCGATCTGCTCGTCTACCAGACATGGTCGTCCTCGGCGCGCAACGCGGCGGAGGGCCGAACCGTCTTCAGCGCCGAGCGGGGCGGCACCCGCGTCGGAGAGCGGCTCACGCGGCTGCCGCTGACGCTGCGCAGCGATCCGTGGGCGCCGGGCCTGGAGAGCGCGCCGTTCCTGGTGGCGTACGCCTCGGGCGGTGAGGCGCCGAGCGGCGGCGGTCCGGGCGGCGCCCCCGCCTCGGTCTTCGACAACGGGCTGCCGCTGGCCCCCACCGAGTGGATCAGGGAGGGCACGCTGACCCGGCTGCTCACCTCCCGGCACAGCGCCGCGCTCACCGGCCTGCCGCTCGCCCCCGCCGCCGGGAACCTGCTGCTGGAGTGCGCCGACGACGGCCGTCCCGCCGCCTCCTTGGAGGCCCCCTCGCTGGAAGCCCCCTCCCTGGAGGACATGGTGGCCGGGACCGAGCGCGGGCTGCTGCTGACGAGCCTGTGGTACGTCCGCGAGGTGGATCCCGCCTCTCTGCTGCTGACCGGGCTCACCCGCGACGGCGTACATCTGGTCGAGAACGGCGAGGTCACCGGCACGGTCAACAATTTCCGCTTCAACGAGTCCCCCGTCGACCTGCTCGCGCGGGCGACGGAGGCCGGCCGCGCCGAGCGCACCTTGTCCAGGGAGTGGGCGGAGTGGTTCCCCCTCACCTCCATGCCGCCGCTGCGGGTGCCGGACTTCAACATGAGTTCGGTCAGCCGGGGCGTCTGA
- the fabI gene encoding enoyl-ACP reductase FabI, producing the protein MSGILAGKRILVTGVITDGSIAFHAAKVAQEQGAEVILTGFGRVSLVERIAKRLPEAAPVIELDVSNQEHLDGLADKIREHWGADARVDGIVHSIAFGPQGAFDFLGATWEDVSTAVHVSAYSLKSLTMACLPLMHEGSSVVGLTFDAQIAWPKYDWMGVAKAALESTSRYLARDLGPRGIRCNLVSAGPIKSMAAKSIPGFEELADVWNHRAPIGWELSDPDPAGRGVVALLSDFFPRTTGEIVHVDGGVHMMGA; encoded by the coding sequence ATGAGCGGAATCCTCGCCGGCAAGCGGATCCTTGTCACCGGCGTCATCACCGACGGGTCGATCGCCTTCCACGCCGCGAAGGTCGCCCAGGAGCAGGGCGCCGAGGTCATCCTCACCGGGTTCGGCCGCGTCTCCCTGGTCGAGCGCATCGCCAAGCGGCTGCCCGAGGCCGCGCCCGTCATCGAGCTGGACGTCAGCAACCAGGAGCACCTGGACGGGCTCGCCGACAAGATCCGCGAGCACTGGGGCGCCGACGCGCGGGTGGACGGCATCGTGCACTCGATCGCCTTCGGCCCGCAGGGCGCCTTCGACTTCCTCGGCGCCACGTGGGAGGACGTGAGCACCGCCGTACACGTCTCGGCGTACTCGCTCAAGTCCCTCACCATGGCCTGCCTGCCGCTGATGCACGAGGGCAGCTCGGTCGTCGGCCTCACCTTCGACGCGCAGATCGCCTGGCCGAAGTACGACTGGATGGGCGTGGCCAAGGCGGCCCTGGAGTCCACCAGCCGCTACCTGGCGCGCGACCTGGGGCCCCGGGGCATCCGCTGCAACCTCGTGTCGGCCGGACCGATCAAGTCCATGGCGGCCAAGTCCATTCCGGGCTTCGAGGAGCTGGCCGACGTGTGGAACCACCGCGCCCCCATCGGCTGGGAGCTGTCGGACCCGGACCCGGCGGGCCGCGGTGTCGTCGCCCTGCTGTCGGACTTCTTCCCCCGCACGACGGGTGAGATCGTCCACGTCGATGGCGGCGTGCACATGATGGGCGCGTAA
- the fabG gene encoding 3-oxoacyl-[acyl-carrier-protein] reductase, with protein MSRSVLVTGGNRGIGLAIARAFAEAGDKVAVTYRSGEPPEGFLGVKCDITDPDQVERAYKEIEEKQGAVEVLVANAGITRDQLLLRMSEEDFTSVVDTNLTGTYRVVKRASRAMLRARKGRIVLISSVVGLMGQAGQANYAASKAGLVGFARSLSRELGSRNITCNVVAPGFVDTDMTRVLSDEQRADIVKQVPLGRYAQPDEIASSVRFLASDEAAYITGAVIPVDGGLGMGH; from the coding sequence TTGAGCCGCTCAGTGCTCGTGACCGGGGGAAACCGCGGGATCGGCCTCGCCATCGCCCGGGCCTTCGCCGAGGCAGGCGACAAGGTCGCCGTCACCTACCGCTCCGGCGAGCCGCCCGAGGGCTTCCTCGGCGTCAAGTGCGACATCACCGACCCGGACCAGGTGGAGCGGGCCTACAAGGAGATCGAGGAGAAGCAGGGCGCGGTCGAGGTACTCGTCGCCAACGCCGGGATCACCCGCGACCAGCTGCTGCTGCGGATGTCCGAGGAGGACTTCACCTCCGTCGTCGACACCAACCTCACGGGCACCTACCGGGTGGTCAAGCGCGCCTCCCGCGCCATGCTGCGCGCCCGCAAGGGCCGCATCGTGCTGATCTCCTCGGTCGTCGGGCTGATGGGCCAGGCGGGGCAGGCCAACTACGCCGCCTCCAAGGCCGGTCTTGTCGGGTTCGCCCGCTCGCTCTCGCGTGAGCTGGGCTCGCGCAACATCACCTGCAACGTCGTGGCGCCCGGTTTCGTCGACACCGACATGACCCGCGTGCTCAGCGACGAACAGCGCGCCGACATCGTCAAGCAGGTGCCGCTGGGCCGCTACGCGCAGCCCGACGAGATCGCCTCCTCGGTGCGCTTCCTGGCGTCCGACGAGGCCGCGTACATCACCGGAGCCGTCATTCCCGTCGACGGCGGATTGGGCATGGGTCACTGA
- a CDS encoding TldD/PmbA family protein, producing MCPALDETFTSLPLRSLADAALSRATALGAAHADFRLERVRTASLELRDARTAGAADTTTSGLAVRVVHDGSWGFASAADLTREEAAATAERAVEMARLAASARAPEGAYGAHGRVELAGEPSHGEREWVSSYERDPFEVPDTEKVDLLARRSRALLSAAGVAHVDAGVSSVRECKFYADTAGTVTTQQRVRIQPRLAVVAQEGPGGLDTMRTLAPPTARGWEYLTGTGWDWAGELERMPELLAEKLRAPSVEPGSYDLVVDPSNLWLTIHESVGHATELDRAFGFEAAYAGTSFATPDGLGSLRYGSPAMRITGDRTAPHGLATTGYDDEGVAAQSWDLVREGVLAGYQLDRRTAALAGLPRSNGCAFAQSPAHVPMQRMANVSLAPAPEGPSTEELIGGVERGIYVVGDRSWSIDQQRFNFQFTGQRFFRIAHGRLAGQLRDVAYQATTTDFWGSLEAVGGPGTYVQGGSFVCGKGQPGQAAPVSHGCPSALFRRVNVLNTAQEAGR from the coding sequence ATGTGCCCTGCTCTGGATGAGACGTTCACCTCGCTGCCGCTGCGCTCCCTCGCGGACGCCGCGCTCTCGCGGGCCACGGCGCTGGGTGCCGCGCACGCCGACTTCCGGCTGGAGCGGGTGCGCACCGCCTCGCTGGAGCTGCGGGACGCGCGGACGGCGGGTGCGGCGGACACGACCACCAGCGGCCTGGCCGTACGCGTGGTGCACGACGGCTCCTGGGGGTTCGCCTCGGCGGCGGACCTGACGCGCGAGGAGGCGGCGGCCACGGCGGAGCGTGCCGTGGAGATGGCCCGGCTGGCGGCCTCGGCGCGCGCGCCGGAGGGGGCGTACGGGGCGCACGGGCGGGTGGAGCTGGCCGGGGAGCCCTCGCACGGCGAGCGCGAGTGGGTCTCCTCGTACGAGCGGGACCCGTTCGAGGTGCCGGACACGGAGAAGGTGGACCTGCTGGCCCGCCGGAGCAGAGCGCTGCTCTCGGCCGCCGGGGTGGCCCATGTGGACGCGGGGGTCTCCTCGGTGCGCGAGTGCAAGTTCTACGCGGACACGGCCGGGACCGTCACCACGCAGCAGCGGGTCCGGATCCAGCCGCGGCTGGCGGTGGTGGCGCAGGAGGGCCCCGGCGGGCTCGACACGATGCGGACGCTGGCGCCGCCCACCGCGCGCGGCTGGGAGTACCTCACGGGCACCGGCTGGGACTGGGCCGGCGAGCTGGAGCGGATGCCCGAGCTGCTCGCGGAGAAGCTGCGGGCGCCGAGCGTGGAGCCGGGCTCCTACGACCTGGTGGTGGATCCCTCCAACCTGTGGCTGACGATCCACGAGTCGGTCGGGCACGCTACGGAGCTCGACCGGGCCTTCGGCTTCGAGGCGGCGTACGCGGGCACCTCCTTCGCGACCCCGGACGGGCTTGGCTCGCTGCGCTACGGCTCCCCCGCGATGCGGATCACCGGCGACCGCACGGCCCCGCACGGGCTGGCGACCACGGGGTACGACGACGAGGGCGTGGCCGCGCAGAGCTGGGACCTGGTGCGGGAGGGCGTGCTGGCCGGCTACCAGCTCGACCGCCGTACCGCCGCGCTGGCGGGCCTCCCCCGGTCGAACGGCTGCGCCTTCGCCCAGTCCCCGGCGCATGTGCCGATGCAGCGGATGGCGAACGTGTCGCTGGCGCCCGCGCCCGAGGGGCCCTCGACCGAGGAGCTGATCGGCGGGGTGGAGCGCGGAATCTACGTGGTGGGCGACCGCTCGTGGTCGATCGACCAGCAGAGGTTCAATTTCCAGTTCACCGGCCAGCGCTTCTTCCGTATCGCGCACGGACGGCTGGCGGGACAGCTGCGCGATGTGGCGTACCAGGCGACGACCACCGACTTCTGGGGCTCGCTGGAGGCGGTCGGCGGGCCCGGGACGTATGTGCAGGGAGGCTCTTTCGTGTGCGGCAAGGGTCAGCCGGGCCAGGCGGCGCCCGTCTCGCACGGCTGTCCCTCGGCGCTCTTCCGCCGCGTCAATGTCCTCAACACCGCACAGGAGGCGGGCCGATGA